The proteins below are encoded in one region of Deltaproteobacteria bacterium:
- a CDS encoding gluconate 2-dehydrogenase subunit 3 family protein has product MADSKLSRRRFLRNAAFAGGGVYLVEWGWACKQEPKPAPAPQVTKKPQDAAPLSSSHRVFTDAEFVALTAAVARVLPTDEDPGALEAGVPEYFDRVFTDPDLHHMRDDFVAGLNALDRASKRENHAPFAQATPEQQDALLRKWATMPGPSGEAHFYETLITFTLEGFLGDPVYGGNQKRVGWALVGFDPGPPMPMKPSGEMPDMPGMKHGK; this is encoded by the coding sequence ATGGCCGACTCCAAGCTCTCCCGCCGCCGCTTCCTCCGCAACGCCGCGTTCGCCGGCGGCGGCGTCTACCTCGTCGAGTGGGGCTGGGCCTGCAAGCAAGAGCCCAAGCCCGCGCCCGCTCCCCAGGTCACCAAGAAGCCGCAGGACGCCGCGCCGCTCTCCAGCTCGCACCGCGTCTTCACCGACGCCGAGTTCGTGGCGCTCACCGCCGCCGTCGCGCGCGTGTTGCCGACAGACGAGGATCCGGGCGCCCTCGAAGCCGGCGTGCCCGAGTACTTCGACCGCGTCTTCACGGATCCGGATCTGCACCACATGCGCGACGACTTCGTCGCCGGCTTGAACGCGCTCGACCGCGCCAGCAAGCGCGAGAACCACGCGCCCTTCGCCCAGGCCACGCCCGAGCAGCAGGACGCGCTCCTGCGCAAGTGGGCCACCATGCCCGGTCCCTCGGGCGAGGCGCACTTCTACGAGACGCTCATCACCTTCACCCTCGAGGGCTTCCTGGGCGATCCGGTCTACGGCGGCAACCAGAAGCGCGTGGGCTGGGCGCTGGTGGGCTTCGACCCTGGCCCGCCCATGCCCATGAAGCCCTCCGGCGAGATGCCCGACATGCCCGGCATGAAGCACGGCAAGTGA